Sequence from the Miscanthus floridulus cultivar M001 chromosome 16, ASM1932011v1, whole genome shotgun sequence genome:
CCGAGGTGCTCAGAACGAACACCCGTCCGTCGTGGAGGATGAGGCCGTCTTTGACGCGCCACGAGTCACCGTGGTCACCCGCGGCCACGGCGCTCCCGCAGTTTGTCGAAGGCAGCCAGCTCATGGCAGAGGTCATCGAAGAGCTTGAAGGTGGGCACTGAGAGCGAGGATAAGAGCGGGTCGTCACCGTCACGGCGCGACAGAGCGTCCGCAACCGTGTTGAGCCGACCAGGCCAATACTCCACCCTGAAATCAAAACCAAATAATTTGCTAATCCATTGGTGCTACGGGTTCGTGGATAGCCGCTGATCCAACATGAACTTCAGCGCGTAATGATCGGTGCGCACGACAAAAGCACGACCCTAGAGGTAGTGGCGCCAACGGTAGACGGCTTGGACGAGCCCGATGAGCTCGCGCTCGTACGCGGTGACCTTGAGATGACGGGCGGCGAACGGCTTGCTGAAGAAGGCAAGTGGACCAGCGCCTTGATGAAGGATGGCGCCAAAGCCAGAGCCCGAGGCGTCACAGTCCACCACGAACTCGTTGCTGAAGTCGGGCAGGTGCAGGACTGGAGCCGTGGATAGGGCGCTCTTGAGGGCGGCGAACGCTGTGGTGGTGGCCTCAGTCCACTGGAATCCCTCGTTCCTGAGGAGGTGTGTCAACGGCGCTGCAATGGTGCCAAAATCTTGAATGAAGCGCCGGTAATACCCTACCAAGCCGAGGAACCCACGCAGGCCACAGGCGGAACGCGGTTGCGGCCAGGACTGCACGGCCTCCACCTTGTCCTCATCCATGGCGACGCCTGCTGCCGAGATCACGTGGCCCAAGTAATGGACCGAGGTGGTGGCGAAGGCGCACTTGGAGCGCTTGATGTGCAGCTGGTGCTCGCGCAGGACGTTGAGGACGACGCGCAGGTGCTGAAGGTGCTCGGTCCAGGAAGAGCTGTAAATGAGGATATCGTCGAAGAAGACGAGGACGCACCGGCGGAGGAACGGCTTGAGGACGAAGTTCATCAGCGCCTGGAATGTTGATGGCACATTGGACAGCCTGAAGGGCATGACCAAAAACTCGAAATGGCCATGGtgagtgcggaacgccgtcttggccACGTCTTCAGGATGGACGTGGACCTGGTGGTACCCCAACCGGAGATTGAGCTTCATGAAGAATCTTGCGCCGTGGAGCTCATCCAAGAGTTCCTCGACGACGGGAATAGGAAACTTGTCCTTGACCGTGGCCGAGTTGAGAGCCCTGTAGTCGACGCAGAACCGCCATGAGGCGTCTTGTTTCTTGACTAGCAGCACCGGAGCCGAGAATGGCGACGTGCTGGGTCGGATAATGCCCTGCTGGAGCATAGCTTCACACTGCGCCTCCAACTCGTCCTTTTGGAGCTGGGGGTATCTGTAGGGGCGAACGGCAACAGGCTCTGCAGCCGGTTTGAGGTGAATGCGGTGATCACAAGGCCGCGCCGGAGGCAGGCCTGTCGGAGCAGTGAACACATCATCGTAGGAGTCGAGGAGCCACTCCAGTAGCACCGGCTCAGTACCGCGGGTGGCTTGCAGGCGCCCTGTCGACGGGATGTCCGTGCGGGTAGAACTGATGCCCTTCCAGAGCACGCGGTAGCCATGGTGCCAAAATGCCATACAGAGATCATCAAAGTCCCAAAGGATTGGCCCCAGTGTGCGGATCGAGTAGCAGTCCAGCGTAAAGTGCTCctcgctagggatgaaaacggatcggatacggacggatatcaccgatattacatttgttttcatatttctgtccggattcggattcgaatacggatagtgtcaactatgtcggataggatacgattggatatcgacatcataaatatgcgatttgagtattcggatacggatacggtatcggatgttggatatccgaactcggatacggacagatctcaacccctctaaacggattcggtttcgaatacggtcggaaaatatccataccgttttcatccctacttctcGCCGATGTGGATGGCGACGTCGCAGGCAAGGCCACGGCACACCACGCGGTCGCCATTAGCCACCACGACATGGGCGTTGCGGCTGTCATGGAACTGGAGCCCAGCCCGGTGCGCCGCCGTGGAGCTGATGAAATTGTGCGTCGAGCCCGAATAGAGGAGGGCCGTGAACTCCTGCGCGCCCACCTGTATGCGCAGCTGCATCGTGTCCTCGGTGCGAATCCCCGTGATCGCCAAGAGTGAGATCATCGGTGTCTCAGGGTCAAAGGCCGCGGGCTCGGCAGTGGGAGCCGTCGCGGCGTCGGCGGGTGCGTCTTCCTCGAACACTTCAACGATGTAATCCGAGACCTCGAGGTAAAAGAGGTGGGGGCATTTGTGGCCGCAGACGTACGGTTCGTCGCAGTTGTAGCACAGGCCGAGCTTGCGGCGATCGGCCATCTCGGCAGGAGTCAGACGCTTGAACGGTCGAGGGGGAGCCGAGGGTGACGCCAATTGTGCTTTAGTGGCCCCCGCGGCCGGTGGTGGAGCGGTAATGGCAGCCGAGGCACGACGATGAGGCCGTGGGGGAGGAGCCGGCAGCGCCAAAGCCGGAGCAACGTTGCGGCGCTCCTAGGCACGTGCCAGGCTCATGGCGCGCTGCAGGTCTTGAGGGTCATGCAACTCCACATCGATGTGGATGTGCTCCGGGACACCCCCAGTGAAGAGCTGAGCCTGCTGGTGCGGCGTGAGTTGGACGGCGTGCGCCATGCAGGCCTGGAAAGCCTCCTGATAGGCGGCGACGTTGGCCGGGAGTGGCAGACGAGCCAGCTCGGCTAAGTGGTTGGTGAGGAGGGGCGGCCCGAAACGCTGATGGCATAAGCGCTTGAACTCTTCCCAGGCAGGCTCGCCAGCGTCGCGCTCCAAGACATAGTACCATTGTTGGGCGGTACCAGTGAGATGGAACGAGGCAAGCCACACCTTGTCGCCGTCGGGAGTGCGCTGGGCGCGGAAGAACCGGTCGCATCTGTTGAACCAGCCCAGCAGGTCGTCCTTGACATCATAGATAGGGAAGGACAGCTTGTGATATCGTGGTACCGCCGCGGGCTCCGGCTCCGGAGGGACGTGTGGAAGCGGGTGTGGCATGTGCATGGGGGCTGACAGCAGTGGCGCCTACATGATGGAGGAGAAGGAAGGAACAGGGGATGGCGAGTGGGGGAAGTTGATGTGTGTGATGGGAACGCCCAGCGATGGCGGCGCCGACTGGGCGGACACGGCCACGGAGGCTGGGAGGGACGGAGCGGCGGCGGGAAGAGAGGGTGCCAACGGCGGCGCGGAGGACAACTCCGAGAGGACCGGGCCCGACGCCGGTAGCTGGGGAATACCACCGTAGCCCGGGAGACCGTACGGCAAGACGGCCGGTGCGGAGGCCGTGGGacctgttagtcgctgaattctcactcttggtagtagcagaattcttactctcatcgagagaggatgacactaggagttgggacaattttctggtttatttctcaatgccatgccaacttgaggggttggggatacatatttatagggtgcaagccagccaagcatatgctaaggtactagtctaagatgctaatatgctgtcctctaagatgctgtcctaagatgcctctaagatgctgtcctaagaaGTTGTCCAGTTAAGATGTTGCTGTCCTCCAGTCCCTGCTGTCCTCCAGTCAAGGATGCtgggcagcaagaccaccatgctgttgcagccccacaaagactgctgcagccccacaaaTACCACAGAAACTtatcccatcattctccccctaagtcttctgcgtcgtcttgtgggaaagttgaaccattctggtcctggagcagagctcaaggcacttgatcctcccaaggggcttggtgagcagatcCGCAAGCTTGTCCttagtgttgatgtagctcgccttgatgctcccttcctccacaCAGCCtcagatgaagtggtacctcacccggatgtgcttgctacattcatggaagacggggttctttgccagggccaaagcggacttgctgtccaccctgagctccaccgctctagtgtctctgccgaggagatcaccaagcagtcgagcgagccagagcgcctgagtcgaagcggtggaggccgctatgtactcggcctcgcagctggacagggccaccactgctgcttgaccgactgccagctaacgaggcacttaccgaggaagaagaggatcccgctcgtgctcttgctgatGTCGATGTCACCAGcgaggtcgctgtcgctgtacccgacgaagtgtgctgCCCCaaggcacctagggtagtagaggccgtggtcgagagtccccgcaatgtAGCGGATGAttctcttcacagcctgctggtgctccgttgtcggtcgctgcatgaaccgactaacgtagccgacggagaatgccaagttcggccgtgtgtgggcgaggtagcgaaggctccccacaagacgccggtagtgcgtagcgtccacctcctccgtcgtgctgtcgtggctcagcttcagcctctcctccatcggagtgagagctgggttgcagtcggtgagcccagctagctcaacgacgcgcttggcgtaggcggtcattcgaagcgtgatcccggagtcatcctggtgcacctcgattcccaggtagaaggagagaggccctaggtcactcatctggaaggtggccttcatctctttcttgaatgccgccacctccgcatccttggtgccggtgatcaccaagtcgtcgacgtagacacccaccagcagagcatttcctccactgccccgtcggtagatggccgcctcgtgcgggctttgctcgaagcccattccctttagcgtggaatccagcttggcattccacgccctcggtgcctgccgcaagccatagagggccttgcgcaggcggagcaccttgccctccttgccggggatcgcaaatcccggcagctggtgcacgtagacctcctccttcaagtcgccgttaaggaacgccgacttgacgtccatgtgatgaacacgccagccctcctgggcagctagcgcaaggagtcgcacAGACTCCATctgtgccacgggagcaaaggcgtcgtcgaagtcgacatCCTCctactgcacgaaacctcgtgccaccaagcgagccttgtgcttgacgatggcaccggcttcatccctcttcagcttgtacacccacttaagggtgatcgcgcggtgaccacgagaaAGGTCAGCAaactcccaggtgcggttcttctcaaccgcatccatctccaactgcatcgcggtgcgccatgccgcgtgtctctcggcctctacaAACGACCAAGGcacgccgtcgtcacacgcaaggtgcaactgcgcctccaggttgtgaggcaccggtcccggcaccggctggtcgctgagaaggttctccatcgtacggtaccgcaacggctcgccgtcgtggtacgcgtcgacgcgctcctcgtcgtgagagagcggagtagtgAGCTCAACCGGGcagtgctcgacacgagctggtggtggagtagacgtgcccagagtggtgcctgtcggtgctagagtgcgtggcgttgccggctgtggtggagccggcgaagaactcatcgcagccgaggtcctggctggagagcgtggtgctgtcggagtagcaggcgccggggtcggtggaggctcggggactggggtagacgcgctcgccgaagaagagctgcctactcccccagctccctcgaagtggacgtactcgacagtgaagtcgtcgtacgtcggagccgagccgtcgtccaccgccttgtcccacgcccatcctcgcccttcgtcgaacacaacgtcgcgcgccgtgcgcacacgctgtgtcttcgggtcgaggatgcggtagaccttcgagccctccgcatagccgatgaacactgtcggagtgctcctgtcgtcgagcttactgatgtggccaagctccttggcgaacgcgaggcaaccGAAGACCCGTAAGTGgaagaccgccggcttgcgcccatgccaagcctcgtacggcgtcctgccgtcgagcgccttggtaggcgagcggttgaggatgtagacggccgtcaccaccgcctctccccagaagacagccggcatccccctctccttgaggagggcccgagccatccccacaaccgtctggttgcgccgctcgacgacgccgttctgctgcgggctgtacggcgcgtaGTAGTGTCGCtaaatgccctcgtcagcgcagtacgacgcgaattcagccgccgttgtcggtgcgcaacACGCGCaacttgcggccgcactccgcctccacagcagcctgcgcgcgcctgatggcattcgcagcctctcccttgctgccgaggaccatcacccacatgtagcaggAGAGGttgtcgacgagcagcaggaagtagcgtcgtcctcccagtgtggccggtgtcaccgggccacacaagtccccgtgcacaagctcgagcctctccttggctcgaaagctcgcccgctggggaaaggggagtcgcctctgcttcgtcaacacgcagacatcGCAGAgttgctccacatggtcgaggcacggcaggcctcgcaccatctccgtggcactgagccgcttcagggcctcaaagtgaaggtgtccgaaacgctcgtgccactgccacgcctcgtcgtcccgacgagcagcgagactgaggggttgtgccacctgcacgttaaggacgtagagtcgatttgcgcttctggataccttggcaagaaggcgacgacgacgatcccaaattctcatgactccgtcctcaactaccacgcgcgaaccgttctcatccagctatcccaagctgatgatggagttcctcaacgcggggatgtagtagactccggtgagcagcctgtgctcaccagacacggcagtgaagatgacggagccgacgcccttgatctccacgccgcaggcatccccaaacttgacggagcctcggacgctagagtcaagctcggtgaagaactcccgtcgaccagtcatgtgatgggtggcgccggtgtcgaggcaccacccgtcagtcttgtcgttgccggagctgtcgccgaggagggtgtgtgcttttggctcgtcaaggtggaggagagccgttgcggccggtgccgctggaggtagctcgatgcttgcatgtgccatgaatagagccggctcctcctccgcctgtgcgacgtgggcctggccacgTCGTGGCTGTCGGcaatccttggcccaatggccaagctggccgcagttgcggcaggcgtcgctcgtgccggcttgtgcctgccggcggcgccgccctgggcgcctccgcgggcatcaccctcggcacgtcctcgcgccccggcctgggcgtctctgcatgccttgcgtggcttgccacgcttgcggccgcctgtcgcggaagatggctcccccttcttccggtcaccttggctggcaagccactgctcccgagtgagaaggagcttcccgccagtggtgatgggctccGAGGGGGAcggtggctcatcgctgtcgacgaccttgaggcgacctatcgcctcctcgattgacatcgtggagagatccagcagaaaCTCGATCGAGCGaaccatctgcttgtacttctcggggacgcagcagaagagcttttcgacagctctcctcgccgtaggtgtcatcgccgaactgcaccatcttctacaacagagtgttgagacagagagcaaagtcatcaacgtcctcacctggcttgaaggccaggttctcccactccttgcgaagtgcctgcagtgtggacttgcgggcgcggtcgctgccgatgcgtgccgcagcgatggcctcccaagcctccttggcagtccgcttgttggtaagcgagaactgcatctcgggcaggactgcagcgatgagggcatccagcgcccgtcgatctaggtcgtagtcgacgtcgtcgtatcggactgcctcccacatgtgccgcacctagagctttaccctcatcaccgccactcgacgtagttggttttggtgagggtaggccacccaccgccgggaccgacgtcccggACAACAgtctggagcccgtggtaaccacggtaccgatccgggaagagcgagccacgctgcctgtgaaggccgcgctctccatcgacccgtccgccaccgttgccgtgcacgcctcctctaggagcgccgccggcgcgtTCGCGCCTGtttgggctgccgccgcgctcgtgggcgtgcgcggctcctCCAGGAGTGCCAtcaccgtgcgcgcctcctccaggagcgccgccagcgcgtccgcgcctgcctgagctgccgccacgctcgtgggcgtgcacGGCTGCCCCAAaaagcgccaccgccgtgcgcgcctcctccaggagcgccgtcagcgcgtccgcgcctgtctgggctgccgccacgctcgtgggcgtgcgcggctgcccactgcgccgcctgcgctcgcgctgcctccctctctagcagctcgaggtccgcgtcggcggtatcgtcagcggaaatggagctgccgatgttgccgcacagagcctcgacctccgctgccgccgcacgcgctgcatctgCCGCCGCCGCtacttccgcctccgctctggctgttgccagctccgccgctgccagcctcgacgcccttgccgctgccgcagcggtctctgccgcagctcgctcgcgttcctctgccgcggcaagttcggcctcctaccgacgccgcgtgctcgaggcgaccgagcgctgagactgccctgcagacatgacgcgctaccggagggctgctgcgtggggagagggctgctctCGTCTGCGCAGAGagggaggagtgagcaggagtggccggagctgctgctgctcgcagctggggctgttgtgtggctgggaaaggagatgatcaggagatgctcaggctacaggatagtacggctctgataccagttgttagtcgatgaattctcactcttggtagtagcagaattcttactctaatcgagagaggatgacactaggagttgggacaattttctggtttatttctcaatgccatgccaacctgaggggttggggatacatatttataggctgctagccagccaagcatatgctaagatgctagtctaagatgctaatatgttgtcctctaagatgttgtcTTAAGatgcctctaagatgctgtcctaagatgcctctaagatgctgtcctaagatGCTGTCCAGTCAAGATGCTGCTGTCCTCTAGTCCCTGCTGTCCTCCAGTCAAGGATGCTaggcagcaagaccaccatgctgttgcagccccacaaagaccacagagacttatcccatcacgACCCACATCCCACAAGAGCGGCCATGCGCGTGGTGAGGTCCCCCATCTGGTGCTGCATCCCGTAGATGGCGGCGGTGAGCACATTGAGGGCGTCGGTGGGGATCGCGGTGAGCTGTGGCTGCGAAAAGTGCGGTGGCGCGCTGGGAACGACAGCGGAGCTGGTGACCACGGGGGCAGATGGAATGACGAGAGGCgaagtggtggtggcggcggcggtggtggacacGACGGAGGCGGACGACGATCCAAGACCAGACATGGCTGATACCAGATTGTTGGAACCTATCCTACTGCGCAGAGAGTAGGAGTGAGAGATGGGTGGACGTGGTTTGAACGCCCGGCGGCAAGTCGGCAGCGCCATGCTCATCGCCGGTTGCTAGGGCAGTGGAACGTGAGACACGAGAGCTGGGGGCGCCAGGGAGCAAGAGAGATAACTCTAATCTCTGGCTGCCTTTTTCATTAACCAAATGTTTAGCCTTATAGGCAAATTCAACACGCTGCTAACAAACTCCTGAAAATGCTTAAGTGATCTAACAAACCAAAATGATCTAACAACGCAAGTAAATCGATGCTGAAAAGATGGCGCCAAGTCCCGCGGTGACCACGTCCAGCGCGCCGCGGTGATGGCGCCTAGCTCGTCTCCGCTTGCCGCGCGCGCCTTCTAGCCACTGCTGCGCTTCTTCCTCTGATAGGTCCAGCCCACCATAACACTATTGCTAGAAAGTTAACTTTTCAATTTAACCACTTGAATAAATGTTGCTTATGACACCTGGCAGAATATATTTTTTTCTATGTGTTAACTAAAGTAAATTAATGTAAAACATAAACTCAGAAACTTGTGTTCAAAAGTAGTGTCCCTCAAAACACGGTATACAATAACATTACTAGCCCACATCTGATGATTCTCCAGCAAAATGTTTATGAAGTGATACTAAATTGATAATTTCGAGATCATGTGTTGTTTACATGCAGCAGCTTGGACAGCATTTACCAACCAATGTCCAAGTCACACTAGTGTAATCTATAATCTTATCTTGAACCCATATCATTGGCTAAGTGCTACTAAGAGAATCAAACACTCCTACAGATATTCACAGACCTGTCCAAATATGGCATAGCCTACCAAATGCAGTTCTGAAAAACATCTTGCCTTCCAACTGAACCTATTGTTTCTACATCCGCCAGAGACCAGCCTCTGAATTAGGAATCCACAAGATAAAATCCATACAACATCCAGCACACAGAAGTTAAATGCTTCAGCACAAGAATTATTTCGAATCATGTACACTTATTTTGGATTCTAAACAATAGTAACACAATATATAGGTGTGTATATAGAAACAAGAATTAAAATTGACAACTGTAATTTTTTTCCTGGAAATACGTGTGTGCATATACCTGAAGATGAAGTCGTTCTCTTTCCAGTGCCAATTTTCTGACCAAATCAGTAATAATTTTAGTTCTCACACCAATGTCCTTGGCAGTGGACACCTTCGCATGGTTGGCTTCACGTAACGAGTTCTCTAGACTTTCTACTCGACCTCTTAGAAATGCTAGCTCTTCACTAAGTTCTAAATTTGTGTCTGTTAACCGTGTGCACTTTGATTCAGCACTCTCAGCTCTGGTTTCAGCTTTTGAAACTTTGCCCTTCAGATCTTCGATAATATGTTCCATATCAGACATTGTACATTTCAGCATACCCTGCTGTTCAACAATGGCATCAACTGCTGCCTTTGCATGCTCTAATTGGGTATTTGACTCTGTAAGTTTCTTCTCCAAAAGATTGGCCTTATCTGACTTCTCGCTTTTAAGGGCATCTAGTTCCCCATTAAGCTCTATATTAGCTACAGTTAGCTGCATACACCTTATTTCTGCATTTTGTGCTCTGCTTTCTGCTCGTGAAACATCAACTTTGATATTCTTAATTGTATTTTCCATTGTGCTCAGCTCAGATTGCAATGAATTTTGCTCCTCCTGCCTTGTTTCTGCTGAAGCTAGTGACAATTGGAGTTGGAAATTGGATTCGTTCAACTGTTTTTCTAACTCCTGTATTTTATCCTGTAATGATGGTGATCCAGCTTCAACTTTGTCACTCTCTTTTTCCACCTTGTCTGGGCTATTTTCCAGAAAAGACAActttgtcaagctttgttctAGTTTTGACTTGAGATCATCTTTTGTACATTTTAGCGCACTTACATGAAACTGCATGTTATTAGGCCTATTTATAAGTTCCTTTGAAGTTCCAAAAAGTAGATCTGAAGCATTTTCTGCTTCAAACATTCTACCTGAAACTGTTTCAGTTGATTCCTCGAGGAAATAGATTTCCTCTTCCTGATGATGGAGCTTCAGCCTGAGGTCTTCTATGACAGATAAAGAATCAGATAGCTTCTTTTCAAGATCTAGCTCACTTGCTATGGATTTTTCTAACATATGTAAAACATTTCCGTGTTGATCTTCTGTCTGCGTACCAGTTTGATATGACAGATGGCCATTATCACATCCAACAGCTTCAATGGTCCCTGTACACATGCAGTTAGGGAAGGACAAATGTAATCAGTACATAATCTATG
This genomic interval carries:
- the LOC136511986 gene encoding WPP domain-interacting tail-anchored protein 1-like isoform X2; its protein translation is MDSMIYKHDDMSQERTLPFGDTVNMGGSNVEILSRIELDIAFASEKLLNLEMLVMEIARQATDFEPTTLEDESISSETAENAFELDILYGILDAEVKELHNLISSLQADIKSIEHQDYEEESGGKVKARMDAAKLSLKQMQELIADIRNESAKFEKAIVFSHDKEAVGCDNGHLSYQTGTQTEDQHGNVLHMLEKSIASELDLEKKLSDSLSVIEDLRLKLHHQEEEIYFLEESTETVSGRMFEAENASDLLFGTSKELINRPNNMQFHVSALKCTKDDLKSKLEQSLTKLSFLENSPDKVEKESDKVEAGSPSLQDKIQELEKQLNESNFQLQLSLASAETRQEEQNSLQSELSTMENTIKNIKVDVSRAESRAQNAEIRCMQLTVANIELNGELDALKSEKSDKANLLEKKLTESNTQLEHAKAAVDAIVEQQGMLKCTMSDMEHIIEDLKGKVSKAETRAESAESKCTRLTDTNLELSEELAFLRGRVESLENSLREANHAKVSTAKDIGVRTKIITDLVRKLALERERLHLQVATLTKKNKMLVKKCKEDINGSIQMSKKATSNRTEFQSTKKAEEICPDSLPSQTVVQKPSDPIDNDEVKTQSPSQDVSTSEDDSTLDDIHETVRTLEPSLLNRKYTFVVYLVLLAAVVVFLLHEDGSPA
- the LOC136511986 gene encoding WPP domain-interacting tail-anchored protein 1-like isoform X1; its protein translation is MDSMIYKHDDMSQERTLPFGDTVNMGGSNVEILSRIELDIAFASEKLLNLEMLVMEIARQATDFEPTTLEDESISSETAENAFELDILYGILDAEVKELHNLISSLQADIKSIEHQDYEEESGGKVKARMDAAKLSLKQMQELIADIRNESAKFEKAIVFSHDKEGTIEAVGCDNGHLSYQTGTQTEDQHGNVLHMLEKSIASELDLEKKLSDSLSVIEDLRLKLHHQEEEIYFLEESTETVSGRMFEAENASDLLFGTSKELINRPNNMQFHVSALKCTKDDLKSKLEQSLTKLSFLENSPDKVEKESDKVEAGSPSLQDKIQELEKQLNESNFQLQLSLASAETRQEEQNSLQSELSTMENTIKNIKVDVSRAESRAQNAEIRCMQLTVANIELNGELDALKSEKSDKANLLEKKLTESNTQLEHAKAAVDAIVEQQGMLKCTMSDMEHIIEDLKGKVSKAETRAESAESKCTRLTDTNLELSEELAFLRGRVESLENSLREANHAKVSTAKDIGVRTKIITDLVRKLALERERLHLQVATLTKKNKMLVKKCKEDINGSIQMSKKATSNRTEFQSTKKAEEICPDSLPSQTVVQKPSDPIDNDEVKTQSPSQDVSTSEDDSTLDDIHETVRTLEPSLLNRKYTFVVYLVLLAAVVVFLLHEDGSPA
- the LOC136511986 gene encoding WPP domain-interacting tail-anchored protein 1-like isoform X4, whose translation is MDSMIYKHDDMSQERTLPFGDTVNMGGSNVEILSRIELDIAFASEKLLNLEMLVMEIARQATDFEPTTLEDESISSETAENAFELDILYGILDAEVKELHNLISSLQADIKSIEHQDYEEESGGKVKARMDAAKLSLKQMQELIADIRNESAKFEKAIVFSHDKEGTIEAVGCDNGHLSYQTGTQTEDQHGNVLHMLEKSIASELDLEKKLSDSLSVIEDLRLKLHHQEEEIYFLEESTETVSGRMFEAENASDLLFGTSKELINRPNNMQFHVSALKCTKDDLKSKLEQSLTKLSFLENSPDKVEKESDKVEAGSPSLQDKIQELEKQLNESNFQLQLSLASAETRQEEQNSLQSELSTMENTIKNIKVDVSRAESRAQNAEIRCMQLTVANIELNGELDALKSEKSDKANLLEKKLTESNTQLEHAKAAVDAIVEQQGMLKCTMSDMEHIIEDLKGKVSKAETRAESAESKCTRLTDTNLELSEELAFLRGRVESLENSLREANHAKVSTAKDIGVRTKIITDLVRKLALERERLHLQVATLTKKNKMLVKKCKEDINGSIQMSKKATSNRTEFQSTKKAEEICPDSLPSQTVICARRAGLVQW
- the LOC136511986 gene encoding WPP domain-interacting tail-anchored protein 1-like isoform X3 — encoded protein: MDSMIYKHDDMSQERTLPFGDTVNMGGSNVEILSRIELDIAFASEKLLNLEMLVMEIARQATDFEPTTLEDESISSETAENAFELDILYGILDAEVKELHNLISSLQADIKSIEHQDYEEESGGKVKARMDAAKLSLKQMQELIADIRNESAKFEKAIVFSHDKEGTIEAVGCDNGHLSYQTGTQTEDQHGNVLHMLEKSIASELDLEKKLSDSLSVIEDLRLKLHHQEEEIYFLEESTETVSGRMFEAENASDLLFGTSKELINRPNNMQFHVSALKCTKDDLKSKLEQSLTKLSFLENSPDKVEKESDKVEAGSPSLQDKIQELEKQLNESNFQLQLSLASAETRQEEQNSLQSELSTMENTIKNIKVDVSRAESRAQNAEIRCMQLTVANIELNGELDALKSEKSDKANLLEKKLTESNTQLEHAKAAVDAIVEQQGMLKCTMSDMEHIIEDLKGKVSKAETRAESAESKCTRLTDTNLELSEELAFLRGRVESLENSLREANHAKVSTAKDIGVRTKIITDLVRKLALERERLHLQVATLTKKNKMLVKKCKEDINGSIQMSKKATSNRTEFQSTKKAEEICPDSLPSQTVVQKPSDPIDNDEVKTQSPSQDVSTSEDDSTLDDIHETICARRAGLVQW